A single window of Bombus pascuorum chromosome 1, iyBomPasc1.1, whole genome shotgun sequence DNA harbors:
- the LOC132916053 gene encoding A disintegrin and metalloproteinase with thrombospondin motifs 12-like, whose product MFRYTRNVHEPEFLIPRRVFEDGSFDTYSLPYFYDRQEINERKKRSTETGEQELEADKVHLVLPFNGIEHHVELKPYHEFISPDMVIETRGTGLRTNLNEALRFKRASDRQCHYRGFVRGHRTSKAALSLCDGVVGYVQTNHGRYFIEPVNEAEPQQDGQHVHIAYKRDDSHEKKDDSSKNYCATSDDWEAAWAEQLAKRQKRLMEENPEAGKSTSLTHSIHRFVEIGLVADRRFLDFYNNSNYEQYLLTIMNMVSDFYHDRSVGNQIDMVVVRIIYLEKEKEEIDLLISPAAEATLASFAKWAQKMNPTDHTHPNHYDIAVLVTRYDICAEGVPHCNLMGLAYVGTACDPEKAACITEDSGLLLGIVISHEVGHVMGCSHDDVAISGCPPKDKDNSYFLMSPIVNIYSFRWSTCSRKYITTLLESGLGECLTDDPRNPPEKFKYPDMLPGAMYDGNFQCDMNYPGSKICPGGTGRNAMCEILWCEGKNGTCYSRGSPMAEGSKCGENLWCIQKKCVAMGTRPTAVHGGWGKWGPMSGCSRSCGGGLKFAERECDNPPPANKGRYCIGERKKLAICNTMPCDHTKPSYRQLQCSWYNERKILTDGKHNWTAYTIHDPTFDPCNLYCINEKSVFTKFQVANDSTPCKGGTNNMCIGGTCRKVGCDWVLDSNAIDDRCGTCKGDGTKCKAIEGFFNETGIRNKSVDDWKIFEFLVHTKIVTIPQGARSIYVAEMQPNKNVLSVRLEDSETHCLNEEKFFLVLTNKLSSSYTERFSNDRRVVYRSGDYDCAGSILVYLHPEPNREEIEIKGPITTAIRIEYVFFHPRQNPGIHYVYYVMSTDPSYKPKYLWDFMEWSDCSVKCGGGTMISEAACIEERGGKVSLEFCDGTSRPDPKTRVCNSEACPAKYMQSHNKFTFLYLPTFFSRNCEPTILSNFHYSFIGEYLRSLYDHWNCLRWRVSQWSKCNACDGKKGTRHRKVQCVRPAARAGEDDVQANLDACKGRVPKQEEECVGERPCKKTCPKKVRNANRQLVAWKERKKQPLPHEKRAKMVDKLVDLSLAGYLEKAYGISREADDMGMTVDTADFRQLLREWSLADEEKRKRGACNRNASTPKSGSIIKDSLPVENVVLLEAPMLEEGLLSNLSDRAYQEVGDLVGGSIDTSRVKIYNGTKAVEKIEKLEGHNISAVPNKKENYSYDALSRIVDLAEQRK is encoded by the exons ATGTTCAGGTACACGAGAAACGTCCACGAGCCGGAATTTTTGATCCCGAGAAGAGTGTTCGAAGATGGCAGCTTCGACACATACTCGTTGCCGTATTTCTACGATCGGCAAGAGatcaacgaacgaaagaaaaggtCGACCGAGACGGGCGAGCAGGAGCTCGAGGCCGATAAAGTGCACCTGGTGCTGCCTTTCAACGGGATCGAACACCATGTGGAGCTCAAGCCGTATCACGAATTCATCTCGCCCGACATGGTGATCGAGACGCGGGGCACCGGCCTGAGAACTAACTTGAACGAAGCATTACGATTCAAGAGAGCCTCCGATCGACAATGCCATTATCGGGGTTTTGTTAGAGGCCATCGCACATCCAAGGCAGCTCTTTCTCTCTGCGACGGTGTG GTTGGTTACGTGCAAACTAATCATGGCCGGTACTTCATCGAGCCGGTGAACGAAGCAGAACCGCAGCAGGATGGACAGCACGTTCACATAGCTTACAAGCGGGATGACTCGCACGAAAAGAAGGACGATTCTTCCAAGAATTACTGCGCAACTTCCG ATGACTGGGAGGCGGCGTGGGCGGAACAGTTGGCCAAACGACAGAAGCGACTAATGGAAGAGAATCCCGAAGCTGGTAAGAGCACTTCCCTGACCCACAGTATTCATCGTTTTGTAGAGATTGGATTGGTCGCGGACAGAAGGTTTCTCGACTTTTACAACAACAGCAACTACGAACAGTACCTGTTGACTATCATGAACATGGTGTCGGATTTTTATCACGACAGATCTGTCGGCAATCAAATAGACATGGTCGTCGTCCGTATCATATATTtggagaaggaaaaggaagag ATAGATCTGCTTATTAGTCCCGCAGCCGAGGCAACGTTAGCGAGCTTCGCCAAATGGGCCCAAAAGATGAACCCTACGGATCACACTCACCCCAACCATTACGACATAGCGGTTCTCGTAACCAG GTACGATATTTGCGCGGAAGGCGTACCGCATTGCAATCTGATGGGCCTGGCGTATGTCGGAACTGCCTGCGATCCCGAAAAAGCAGCTTGCATCACCGAAGATAGTGGCCTATTGCTTGGAATCGTAATTAGCCACGAAGTTGGTCACGT GATGGGCTGTTCGCACGACGACGTCGCTATCAGTGGCTGTCCACCCAAAGATAAGGATAACAGTTATTTCCTCATGTCACCCATTGTCAACATCTATTCGTTTAGATGGTCGACTTGCAGCAGGAAATACATCACTACCTTGCTCGA GAGCGGCTTGGGCGAGTGCTTGACCGACGATCCAAGAAATCCGCCGGAGAAATTCAAGTATCCGGACATGTTACCCGGTGCGATGTACGACGGCAATTTTCAATGCGACATGAACTATCCCGGGTCGAAGATTTGCCCTGGCGGTACCGGG CGAAATGCGATGTGCGAGATACTATGGTGCGAAGGGAAGAATGGAACCTGTTACTCCCGGGGATCACCCATGGCCGAAGGATCAAAATGCGGCGAGAATTTG TGGTGCATTCAGAAGAAATGCGTGGCTATGGGCACCCGACCGACGGCGGTGCACGGTGGCTGGGGCAAATGGGGTCCCATGAGCGGTTGCAGCAGAAGCTGCGGCGGTGGCTTGAAATTCGCCGAGAGAGAATGCGACAATCCGCCGCCCGCCAACAAAGGCAGATACTGCAtcggagagagaaagaagttAGCCATTTGCAACACCATG CCCTGCGACCATACGAAACCATCGTATCGCCAGTTGCAGTGCAGTTGGTACAACGAGCGAAAAATCTTGACCGACGGCAAGCATAACTGGACTGCGTACACTATCCACGATCCAACGTTCGATCCGTGCAACTTGTACTGCATCAATGAAAAGAGCGTATTCACCAAGTTCCAAGTGGCAAACGATTCTACTCCCTGCAAGGGTGGTACTAACAACATGTGCATCGGTGGTACATGCAGG AAAGTCGGTTGCGATTGGGTGTTGGATTCGAATGCCATCGACGACAGGTGTGGAACGTGCAAAGGTGACGGTACGAAGTGCAAGGCGATAGAAGGTTTCTTCAATGAAACGGGAATTCGCAAca AATCTGTCGATGATTggaaaattttcgaattccTAGTGCACACGAAGATAGTTACTATTCCTCAGGGTGCTCGAAGCATATACGTAGCGGAAATGCAGCCGAATAAAAACGTACTATCGGTGAGACTCGAGGACAGTGAAACACACTgtttgaacgaagaaaa ATTCTTCCTCGTGTTAACGAACAAACTAAGTTCATCGTATACCGAACGATTTTCTAACGATCGTAGGGTGGTATATAGAAGCGGTGATTACGATTGTGCAGGCTCCATTCTCGTATACCTGCATCCTGAGCCAAACAGAGAGGAGATTGAAATAAAGGGACCCATAACGACAGCTATTCGAATAGAA TACGTATTCTTCCACCCGAGACAGAATCCTGGGAttcattatgtatattacgtgATGTCAACTGACCCGTCATACAAACCGAAATACCTGTGGGATTTCATGGAATGGAGCGACTGCAGCGTTAAATGCGGAGGCGGTACGATG ATATCGGAGGCAGCGTGTATCGAAGAAAGAGGTGGAAAAGTGAGTCTTGAATTTTGCGATGGAACGTCACGACCAGATCCAAAAACTAGGGTTTGCAACTCGGAAGCCTGTCCTGCAAAGTACATGCAATCACACaacaaatttacatttctctATCTGCCTACATTTTTCTCTCGAAACTGCGAAC CGACGATCCTTTCTAATTTCCATTACTCGTTTATCGGCGAATATTTACGATCGCTGTATGACCATTGGAATTGCTTAAGGTGGCGTGTGAGCCAATGGAGCAAGTGTAACGCCTGCGAcggaaagaaaggaacgagGCATCGTAAAGTGCAATGCGTGCGACCCGCTGCTCGTGCCGGTGAGGATGACGTTCAGGCAAATCTGGACGCGTGCAAAGGTCGCGTGCCGAAACAAGAGGAAGAATGTGTAG GCGAAAGACCGTGCAAGAAGACCTGCCCCAAAAAGGTCCGAAACGCAAACAGGCAACTCGTTGCttggaaagagaggaagaagcaGCCACTACCTCACGAGAAACGGGCTAAAATGGTCGACAAGTTGGTGGACTTGAGTTTGGCCGGATATCTGGAGAAAGCGTACGGTATCTCTCGCGAAGCCGATGATATGGGAATGACGGTCGACACGGCGGACTTCCGGCAGCTCCTTCGCGAATGGTCCCTCGCCGACgaggaaaagaggaaacgTGGCGCCTGCAATCGAAACGCGTCTACTCCAAAGTCCGGATCGATCATCAAAGACTCGCTGCCAGTGGAGAACGTGGTGTTGTTGGAGGCGCCTATGCTAGAGGAGGGCCTCCTATCGAATTTGTCGGACAGAGCGTATCAGGAAGTTGGCGACCTCGTCGGCGGTAGTATCGATACTTCCAGAGTGAAGATTTATAACGGTACGAAGGCTGTCGAGAAGATCGAGAAGCTGGAGGGTCATAACATTAGCGCGGTGCctaacaagaaagaaaattatagttACGATGCGTTGTCAAGAATCGTAGATTTGGCGGAACAACGAAAATGA